A genomic region of Methylobacterium durans contains the following coding sequences:
- the cobS gene encoding cobaltochelatase subunit CobS: MLSDDTPASLPDRTVSVREVFGIDIDLKVPAFSEMDEHVPDLDADYIFDRETTLAILAGFARNRRVMITGYHGTGKSTHIEQVAARLNWPCVRINLDSHVSRIDLVGKDAIVLQDGKQVTAFQDGILPWALQNNVALVFDEYDAGRPDVMFVIQRVLELSGRLTLLDQKRVIRPHPAFRLFATANTVGLGDTSGLYHGTQQINQGQMDRWSIVTTLNYLPHDREVDIVLSKAVHYKGEQGRDTVNRMVRVADLTRNAFMNGDLSTVMSPRTVITWAENADIFRDIGFAFRVTFLNKCDELERPLVAEFYQRAFGKELPESAVNVALS; this comes from the coding sequence ATGCTTTCTGACGACACGCCCGCCTCGCTGCCCGACCGGACCGTTTCCGTGCGCGAGGTCTTCGGCATCGACATCGACCTCAAGGTGCCGGCCTTCTCCGAGATGGACGAGCACGTGCCCGATCTCGACGCGGATTACATCTTCGACCGCGAGACCACGCTGGCGATCCTGGCGGGCTTCGCCCGCAACCGCCGCGTGATGATCACGGGCTACCACGGCACCGGCAAGTCGACCCATATCGAGCAGGTCGCGGCCCGGCTGAACTGGCCCTGCGTCCGGATCAACCTCGACAGCCACGTCTCGCGCATCGATCTCGTCGGCAAGGACGCGATCGTCCTGCAGGACGGCAAGCAGGTCACCGCCTTCCAGGACGGCATCCTGCCCTGGGCGCTGCAGAACAACGTCGCCCTCGTCTTCGACGAGTACGATGCGGGCCGCCCCGACGTGATGTTCGTGATCCAGCGCGTGCTGGAACTGTCGGGACGCCTGACGCTCCTCGACCAGAAGCGGGTGATCCGCCCCCACCCGGCCTTCCGCCTGTTCGCGACCGCCAACACGGTCGGCCTCGGCGACACGTCCGGCCTCTATCACGGCACGCAGCAGATCAACCAGGGCCAGATGGACCGCTGGTCGATCGTCACGACCCTGAACTACCTGCCCCACGACCGCGAGGTGGACATCGTCCTCTCCAAGGCGGTCCACTACAAGGGCGAGCAGGGCCGCGACACGGTCAACCGCATGGTGCGCGTGGCGGACCTCACCCGCAACGCCTTCATGAACGGCGACCTCTCGACCGTGATGAGCCCCCGCACGGTGATCACCTGGGCGGAGAACGCCGACATCTTCCGCGACATCGGCTTCGCCTTCCGGGTCACCTTCCTCAACAAGTGCGACGAGCTGGAGCGGCCACTCGTCGCCGAGTTCTACCAGCGGGCCTTCGGCAAGGAGCTGCCGGAGAGCGCCGTCAACGTCGCGCTGAGCTGA
- a CDS encoding DUF29 domain-containing protein encodes MAHPVPTREDAPATPLAEGRTRYGDDHYTWVQEQVALLRSGRVEALDLDNIAEELSDVGLSEYYRLQSAVEILLLHMLKWDHQPERRSRSWALSSAEHRERALIHLRKSPGLKSSLDEVRRDAFRLARLGAARQMRRPPAALPADCPYAWDDILNRPFAFEADR; translated from the coding sequence ATGGCGCACCCGGTCCCGACGCGCGAGGACGCCCCGGCGACTCCGCTTGCCGAGGGTCGGACGCGCTACGGGGACGACCACTACACCTGGGTCCAAGAACAGGTGGCCCTGCTCCGCTCCGGGCGGGTGGAGGCGCTCGACCTCGACAACATCGCCGAGGAGCTGAGCGACGTGGGCTTGAGCGAGTATTACCGGCTCCAGAGTGCCGTCGAGATCCTCCTCCTTCACATGCTGAAATGGGATCACCAGCCCGAGCGGCGCAGTCGGAGCTGGGCCCTCAGCAGCGCCGAGCATCGCGAGCGCGCGCTCATCCATTTGCGAAAGAGTCCCGGCCTCAAATCGAGCCTCGACGAGGTGCGGCGCGACGCCTTCCGCCTCGCCCGCCTCGGCGCCGCCCGGCAGATGAGGCGCCCGCCGGCCGCCCTGCCGGCGGATTGTCCCTATGCCTGGGACGACATCCTGAACCGCCCCTTCGCGTTCGAGGCCGATCGCTAG
- a CDS encoding DnaJ domain-containing protein: MDLNSRLFDSIRIKPSCDEPKTAEQAQACETPGCTHPGLYRAPKGRKAEGQYWRFCIDHVRAYNAAYNYFDGMNDAAVQAYQKDAIIGHRPTWAMGANGAAEGTKRKGEPQRDWAYVDPLGILRAEGVGETARRAKAEPQRPRHSGAVRKALDVLGLDEAADAAAIKAQYKVLVKRFHPDANGGDRSFEERLRDIIRAHDTLRAAGLC, translated from the coding sequence ATGGATCTCAACTCGCGCCTGTTCGACAGCATCCGCATCAAGCCGTCCTGCGACGAGCCGAAGACGGCCGAGCAGGCGCAGGCCTGCGAGACGCCGGGCTGCACCCATCCGGGCCTGTACCGGGCGCCCAAGGGCCGCAAGGCCGAGGGCCAGTACTGGCGCTTCTGCATCGACCACGTGCGGGCCTACAACGCCGCCTACAATTACTTCGACGGGATGAACGACGCCGCCGTCCAGGCCTACCAGAAGGACGCGATCATCGGGCATCGCCCGACCTGGGCGATGGGCGCGAACGGGGCGGCGGAGGGGACCAAGCGCAAGGGCGAGCCGCAGCGGGACTGGGCCTATGTCGATCCGCTGGGCATCCTGCGGGCGGAGGGCGTCGGCGAGACCGCGCGGCGGGCCAAGGCGGAGCCGCAGCGCCCGCGCCACTCGGGCGCCGTGCGCAAGGCCCTCGACGTGCTCGGCCTCGACGAGGCTGCGGACGCGGCCGCCATCAAGGCTCAGTACAAGGTGCTGGTGAAGCGCTTCCACCCGGACGCCAACGGCGGCGACCGCTCCTTCGAGGAGCGCCTGCGCGACATCATCCGGGCGCACGACACCTTGCGGGCGGCGGGGCTCTGCTGA
- a CDS encoding BolA family protein: MPEGGTLKNWIAETLAAELAPTHLDVVDESHLHAGHAGWRESGETHFRLDVVSAAFEGKSRVERHRLVNGLLDGAFKRGLHALAVRARTPGEAA; encoded by the coding sequence ATGCCCGAGGGCGGCACGTTGAAGAACTGGATCGCGGAAACGCTCGCCGCGGAACTCGCGCCGACGCATCTCGACGTGGTCGACGAATCCCACCTTCACGCCGGCCACGCGGGCTGGCGCGAATCGGGCGAGACGCATTTCCGCCTCGACGTTGTCTCGGCGGCCTTCGAGGGGAAGAGCCGGGTCGAGCGCCACCGGCTCGTCAACGGATTGCTGGATGGCGCATTCAAGCGCGGCCTGCACGCGCTGGCAGTGCGGGCGCGCACGCCCGGCGAAGCGGCCTGA
- a CDS encoding DMT family transporter, with translation MLPTLLSLALAILAGVSIVVQQVLNANLRTALNSAAWSGFTSYLVGVACMALLALALRDPLPSASVAARIPWWAWSGGLFGAIFIGLAILLVPQLGAATFIALLVTGQMLASVTVDHFGWLGLAQRALDPPRLLGVALLIGGVILIRR, from the coding sequence ATGCTCCCCACCCTGCTCTCCCTCGCCCTCGCAATCCTCGCAGGCGTCAGCATCGTCGTGCAGCAGGTGCTGAACGCGAACCTCCGGACGGCCCTGAACTCGGCCGCATGGTCGGGCTTCACGAGCTACCTCGTCGGGGTCGCCTGCATGGCGCTGCTGGCGCTCGCCCTGCGTGACCCTCTCCCCTCCGCGAGCGTGGCGGCGCGCATCCCCTGGTGGGCCTGGAGCGGCGGCCTGTTCGGCGCGATCTTCATCGGCCTCGCCATCCTTCTCGTGCCGCAGCTCGGGGCCGCGACGTTCATCGCGCTCCTCGTCACCGGGCAGATGCTCGCCTCGGTCACCGTCGATCATTTCGGCTGGCTCGGCCTCGCGCAGCGCGCGCTCGATCCGCCGCGGCTCCTCGGCGTCGCCCTCCTGATCGGCGGGGTGATCCTGATCCGGCGCTGA
- a CDS encoding CobW family GTP-binding protein produces the protein MSDVATESAASAKIPVTVLTGYLGAGKTTLLNRILTENHGKRYAVIVNEFGEIGIDNDLVVGADEEVFEMNNGCVCCTVRGDLIRIMDGLVKRRGKFDAIIVETTGLADPAPVAQTFFVDQDVGDAARLDAVVTVADAKWLSDRLKDAPEAKNQIAFADVILLNKSDLVAPADLDRVEGEIRAINPYAELHRTQNCAVPLEAVLERNAFDLGRILDVEPEFLEEGHHHHHDSEIQSISAKVDGPVDPETFMPWISNLTQEQGPDILRCKGIVAFPNEPKRFVFQGVHMILDGDVQGDWGADEARVSRVVFIGRNLDAEAIREGFLACRA, from the coding sequence ATGTCCGACGTCGCGACCGAGTCCGCCGCCAGCGCCAAGATCCCCGTGACCGTGCTCACCGGCTATCTCGGCGCCGGCAAGACGACCCTCCTCAACCGGATCCTCACGGAGAACCACGGCAAGCGCTACGCCGTCATCGTCAACGAGTTCGGCGAGATCGGCATCGACAACGACCTCGTGGTGGGCGCCGACGAGGAAGTGTTCGAGATGAACAACGGCTGCGTCTGCTGCACCGTCCGGGGCGACCTGATCCGCATCATGGACGGGCTCGTGAAGCGGCGCGGCAAGTTCGACGCGATCATCGTCGAGACCACGGGGCTTGCCGACCCGGCCCCCGTCGCCCAGACCTTCTTCGTCGACCAGGACGTGGGCGACGCCGCCCGCCTCGATGCGGTGGTGACGGTGGCCGACGCCAAATGGCTGTCCGACCGCCTGAAGGACGCGCCCGAGGCCAAGAACCAGATCGCCTTCGCGGACGTGATCCTGCTCAACAAGTCCGACCTCGTCGCGCCCGCCGACCTCGACCGGGTCGAGGGCGAGATCCGCGCCATCAACCCCTATGCCGAACTCCACCGCACCCAGAATTGCGCGGTGCCCCTCGAGGCCGTTCTGGAGCGCAACGCCTTCGACCTTGGCCGCATCCTCGACGTGGAGCCCGAATTCCTAGAGGAGGGCCACCACCATCACCACGATTCCGAGATCCAATCGATCTCGGCGAAGGTCGACGGCCCGGTCGACCCCGAGACGTTCATGCCCTGGATCTCGAACCTGACCCAGGAGCAGGGGCCGGACATCCTGCGCTGCAAGGGCATCGTGGCCTTCCCGAACGAGCCGAAGCGCTTCGTCTTCCAGGGCGTCCACATGATCCTCGACGGCGACGTCCAGGGCGATTGGGGGGCCGACGAGGCCCGCGTCTCACGTGTCGTCTTCATCGGCCGCAACCTCGACGCCGAGGCGATCCGGGAGGGGTTCCTGGCCTGCAGGGCGTGA
- a CDS encoding LysR family transcriptional regulator — MLSPAHLDLFRAVLRHGGMTRAAAALGIGQPHVSRAIAQLEADLGFRLFVRGHGSAVPTREGEAFAREVEQTYAGLDHLRHAARQIRELGTGPLRVACQPSLAARLLPRAVRRLGAERPGVRIAVHVPSPDTIWSWAASGQCDLGLVRPRSGYASVTAEPFLTVDAVCALPRRHPLAAKRTITVQDLAGEPLIGGTPGVFQEAVEERFARAGIEPRFALTAQYTAARCGLVAEGLGLAIVDPVPARELGSLPIVLRAFAPRLPIETLLVRPAGRPPGTLAERLVVHLNAERDALLSGG; from the coding sequence ATGCTGAGCCCGGCCCATCTCGACCTGTTCCGCGCCGTGCTGCGCCACGGCGGCATGACGCGGGCCGCCGCCGCGCTCGGCATCGGCCAGCCCCATGTCAGCCGCGCGATCGCGCAGCTCGAGGCGGATCTCGGCTTCCGCCTGTTCGTGCGCGGCCACGGCAGCGCCGTGCCGACGCGGGAGGGGGAGGCCTTCGCGCGCGAGGTCGAGCAGACCTATGCCGGGCTCGATCACCTCCGCCACGCGGCCCGTCAGATCCGCGAGCTCGGCACCGGGCCGCTGCGGGTCGCCTGCCAGCCCTCGCTCGCCGCCCGCCTGCTGCCGCGCGCCGTCCGGCGCCTCGGCGCCGAGAGGCCGGGCGTCCGCATCGCCGTCCACGTGCCGAGTCCCGACACGATCTGGTCGTGGGCCGCCTCGGGGCAGTGCGACCTCGGCCTCGTGCGGCCGCGCTCCGGCTACGCGAGCGTGACGGCCGAGCCCTTTCTCACGGTCGATGCGGTCTGCGCGCTGCCGCGGCGGCACCCTTTGGCGGCCAAACGCACGATCACGGTGCAGGATCTCGCGGGCGAGCCGCTGATCGGAGGCACACCAGGCGTGTTTCAGGAGGCGGTCGAGGAGCGGTTCGCGCGGGCCGGGATCGAGCCCCGCTTCGCCCTGACCGCCCAGTACACGGCCGCGCGCTGCGGGCTCGTGGCGGAGGGGCTCGGCCTCGCCATCGTCGATCCGGTGCCGGCCCGCGAACTCGGATCCCTGCCGATCGTGCTGCGCGCGTTCGCGCCGCGCCTGCCGATCGAGACGCTGCTGGTCCGGCCGGCGGGACGGCCGCCCGGGACCCTCGCGGAGCGCCTCGTCGTCCACCTGAACGCGGAGCGCGACGCGCTCCTCTCCGGAGGGTGA
- a CDS encoding class I SAM-dependent DNA methyltransferase has translation MPPQTSSGDLLADRRYAYAEACLAEGDAAGAAEMAEQALDLAPRYAPAWLLLGRAREALHRGGGAERDLQGALRAYAAALDLDPEDRLGSRLHLAQLGHGDRLAAISPAYVRALFDGYAARFERHLVGDLGYRGPEMLRDALDRVAGPGRHFARVLDLGCGTGLMGAALAGRFDHLAGVDLSPGMLARAERRGLYHRLVAGDLTDCLAEAGPGSIDLVVAADVFIYLGDLGPILASTAHALAAAGLAAFTVQSHPGAGVVIGEDGRYAHADSALLAAAAAAGLAPLLVTEAEIRCQNGRGVPGRIVVLGRRDTVA, from the coding sequence ATGCCGCCTCAGACCTCCTCCGGCGACCTCCTCGCCGACCGCCGCTACGCCTACGCCGAAGCCTGCCTCGCGGAGGGCGACGCCGCGGGCGCCGCCGAGATGGCCGAGCAGGCCCTCGACCTCGCCCCCCGCTACGCGCCGGCCTGGCTGCTGCTCGGCCGGGCGCGGGAGGCGCTGCACCGGGGCGGCGGGGCGGAACGCGACCTTCAGGGCGCGCTGCGGGCCTACGCCGCCGCCCTCGACCTCGACCCGGAGGACCGGCTCGGCAGCCGGCTGCACCTCGCCCAGCTCGGGCACGGCGACCGGCTCGCCGCGATCTCCCCGGCCTACGTGCGCGCCCTGTTCGACGGATACGCCGCGCGCTTCGAGCGCCACCTCGTCGGCGATCTCGGCTATCGCGGCCCCGAGATGCTGCGGGACGCCCTCGACCGGGTCGCCGGGCCGGGGCGGCACTTCGCCCGCGTGCTCGATCTCGGCTGCGGGACGGGGCTGATGGGCGCGGCGCTCGCGGGCCGCTTCGACCACCTCGCCGGCGTCGACCTCTCGCCCGGGATGCTGGCGCGGGCCGAGCGGCGCGGCCTCTATCACCGCCTCGTCGCGGGGGACCTGACCGATTGCCTCGCGGAGGCGGGCCCGGGATCGATCGACCTCGTCGTCGCGGCCGACGTCTTCATCTATCTCGGTGACCTCGGGCCGATCCTCGCATCGACCGCGCACGCCCTCGCCGCGGCGGGGCTCGCCGCCTTCACGGTCCAGTCGCATCCGGGCGCGGGCGTCGTGATCGGCGAGGACGGGCGCTACGCCCACGCGGATTCGGCCCTGCTCGCCGCCGCCGCGGCCGCGGGCCTCGCGCCCCTCCTCGTCACCGAGGCCGAGATCCGCTGCCAGAACGGGCGGGGCGTGCCGGGCCGCATCGTCGTGCTCGGGCGCCGGGACACGGTTGCGTGA
- a CDS encoding DJ-1/PfpI family protein, translating to MTALDVIGPQALLAGLAPGSLHLVAASAGPVASDTGVSLLATTGFSGCPEDLDVLLVPGGDGTPAQMRDAATLDFLRARAARARWVASVCTGSLILGAAGLLRGYRATSHWCVRDRVLPLLGAVPAAERVVFDRDRVTAAGVSAGLDLALALAARLRGEDYARTSQLVAEYAPAPAFRSGTPEAAGPAVTRAATAILATLAAESEAAARAVAGP from the coding sequence ATGACCGCCCTCGACGTGATCGGCCCGCAGGCGCTGCTCGCCGGCCTCGCCCCCGGCAGCCTCCACCTCGTCGCCGCGTCCGCCGGGCCGGTCGCCAGCGACACCGGCGTCAGCCTCCTGGCCACGACCGGCTTCTCCGGCTGCCCCGAGGATCTCGACGTGCTGCTGGTGCCGGGCGGCGACGGCACCCCGGCCCAGATGCGGGACGCCGCGACCCTGGACTTCCTGCGGGCGCGGGCGGCCCGCGCCCGCTGGGTCGCCAGCGTGTGCACGGGCTCGCTGATCCTCGGCGCGGCCGGCCTGCTGCGGGGCTACCGGGCCACCTCGCATTGGTGCGTGCGCGACCGGGTGCTGCCGCTGCTCGGCGCCGTGCCGGCGGCGGAGCGCGTGGTGTTCGACCGCGACCGCGTGACCGCCGCGGGCGTCTCGGCCGGGCTCGACCTCGCCCTCGCCCTCGCGGCGCGCCTGCGGGGGGAGGATTACGCGCGCACGAGCCAGCTCGTGGCCGAATACGCGCCCGCCCCCGCCTTCCGGTCCGGCACGCCCGAGGCGGCGGGCCCGGCCGTGACGCGGGCGGCGACGGCGATCCTCGCCACCCTCGCGGCGGAGTCCGAGGCCGCCGCGCGGGCGGTCGCGGGCCCCTGA
- a CDS encoding YoaK family protein — protein sequence MADKPVDKSFPASAKTRVPLALALAGLAGCADSIGFLEYSQLFMSFMSGNTTRFGVSVSTFDWENTARVCTTILIFCFGAFLGTLIAAWVGPWRLPVLLSIEAALLAIGLVSPWGTFSFPLHAYPIVMALGLQNATLQDANGNSIALTYVTGAVVRFGTGLANLILHKPNPSFWIQAPLWGALSTGAVIGGALQIRYGESAFLFPAALAALLAVIAIIVALARPGSHLIAGNSPAPDAAPSAEPLHVVTRA from the coding sequence ATGGCAGACAAGCCCGTGGACAAGTCGTTTCCCGCGAGCGCGAAGACGCGGGTTCCGCTCGCCCTCGCGCTGGCCGGCCTTGCGGGCTGCGCGGACTCGATCGGCTTCCTCGAGTACTCGCAGCTGTTCATGTCGTTCATGTCGGGCAACACGACCCGGTTCGGCGTATCGGTCTCGACCTTCGACTGGGAGAACACCGCCCGCGTCTGCACCACGATCCTGATCTTCTGCTTCGGCGCCTTCCTCGGCACCCTGATCGCGGCCTGGGTCGGGCCCTGGCGGCTGCCGGTGCTGCTCTCGATCGAGGCGGCGCTCCTGGCGATCGGCCTCGTCAGCCCCTGGGGCACCTTCTCCTTCCCGCTGCACGCCTACCCGATCGTGATGGCCCTGGGACTTCAGAACGCGACCCTGCAGGACGCCAACGGCAACAGCATCGCCCTGACCTACGTCACCGGCGCGGTCGTCCGGTTCGGCACGGGGCTCGCGAACCTCATCCTGCACAAGCCGAACCCGTCCTTCTGGATCCAGGCCCCGCTCTGGGGAGCGCTGAGCACCGGCGCCGTGATTGGGGGCGCCCTCCAGATCCGCTACGGCGAGAGCGCCTTCCTGTTCCCGGCGGCGCTCGCGGCCCTGCTCGCCGTGATCGCGATCATCGTGGCGCTGGCCAGGCCCGGCAGTCACCTGATCGCCGGCAATTCCCCGGCGCCCGACGCGGCGCCGAGCGCCGAGCCGCTCCACGTCGTCACGCGGGCCTGA
- a CDS encoding secondary thiamine-phosphate synthase enzyme YjbQ, whose protein sequence is MRQGRIGGLADFSAGEVRRQAGAALTIATPGQGFTDFTGAVADFLSRSGVTEGVMAVFCRHTSASLTIQENADPDVQADLMTALDGLAPRHAGYVHGAEGPDDMPAHIRTMLTDAALTIPVRDGRLVLGTWQGIYLIEHRDRPHRREIRLHVIGA, encoded by the coding sequence ATGAGGCAGGGCCGCATCGGAGGACTCGCGGATTTCTCGGCCGGAGAGGTCCGGAGGCAGGCGGGCGCGGCGCTCACCATCGCGACGCCGGGCCAGGGCTTCACGGACTTCACCGGGGCGGTGGCCGATTTCCTCTCCCGCAGCGGCGTGACAGAGGGAGTCATGGCAGTGTTCTGCCGCCACACCTCGGCCTCGCTGACGATCCAGGAGAACGCGGACCCGGACGTCCAGGCCGACCTGATGACGGCCCTCGACGGGCTCGCCCCGCGCCACGCCGGCTACGTTCACGGCGCCGAGGGGCCGGACGACATGCCGGCCCATATCCGCACGATGCTGACGGATGCGGCGCTGACGATCCCCGTCCGGGACGGCCGGCTCGTCCTCGGCACGTGGCAGGGGATCTACCTGATCGAGCATCGCGACCGCCCGCATCGGCGCGAGATCCGGCTGCACGTGATCGGTGCGTGA
- a CDS encoding cisplatin damage response ATP-dependent DNA ligase, translated as MNDFAHLLDRLAYEPRRNAKLRLLQDYFANTPDPERGYALAAMTGGLTFREAKPALIRGLVEERVDPTLFRLSHNYVGDLAETASLIWPGPADAAGSAAGHLSRPGEVGFAGRGPGEGCAVSGDAAPLTPARSRTGEGGRGEPGPGHNNPPPHVPTLAEVVETLAATRKVDLPRHLATWLDALDETGRWALLKLVTGNLRVGVSARLAKTAIGALGGHEADAVEEVWHGLEPPYETLFAWVEGRGERPETLNPAPFRPPMLSHPIEEESDFEKLEPEGFSGEWKWDGIRVQLVGGRDRAGVQVTRIYSRTGEDISGAFPDLTEAITFTGALDGELLILRGGRVQSFNVLQQRLNRKAVTGKLLEEFPAHVRAYDLLAAEGEDLRPLPFAERRARLEAFVARLDHARIDISPLVPFATWEDLAAARADPASVGAGEDADAIEGVMLKRRNSAYLPGRPKGPWWKWKREPHLVDAVMMYAQRGHGKRSSFYSDYTFGVWRERPEGGQELVPVGKAYHGFTDVELGKLDRYVRNHTTKRFGPVREVEYGPDRGLVLEIAFEGVQRSTRHKSGVAMRFPRVSRIRWDKPAAEADRIELLERILARGEREIAPGATLIGEET; from the coding sequence GTGAACGACTTCGCCCACCTCCTCGACCGCCTCGCCTACGAGCCGCGCCGCAACGCCAAGCTGCGCCTCCTGCAGGATTACTTCGCGAACACGCCCGACCCGGAGCGCGGCTACGCGCTCGCCGCCATGACCGGAGGACTCACCTTCCGCGAGGCGAAGCCCGCCCTCATCCGCGGCCTCGTGGAGGAGCGCGTCGATCCGACCCTGTTCCGCCTCTCGCACAATTACGTGGGCGACCTCGCCGAGACGGCCTCGCTGATCTGGCCGGGGCCGGCAGATGCGGCCGGATCGGCCGCAGGCCACCTCTCCCGTCCGGGAGAGGTCGGTTTCGCGGGACGCGGACCGGGTGAGGGATGCGCCGTATCCGGAGACGCCGCACCCCTCACCCCGGCCCGCTCCCGAACGGGAGAGGGGGGCCGCGGCGAGCCCGGCCCCGGCCACAACAATCCGCCTCCCCACGTGCCGACCCTCGCCGAGGTGGTCGAGACGCTGGCCGCGACCCGCAAGGTCGATCTGCCGCGCCACCTCGCCACCTGGCTCGACGCCCTCGACGAGACCGGGCGCTGGGCCCTCCTCAAGCTCGTGACGGGCAACCTGCGCGTCGGCGTCTCGGCGCGGCTCGCCAAGACGGCCATCGGGGCGCTCGGCGGGCACGAGGCCGACGCCGTCGAGGAGGTCTGGCACGGGCTGGAGCCGCCCTACGAGACGCTGTTCGCCTGGGTCGAGGGGCGGGGGGAGCGGCCCGAGACCCTGAACCCGGCCCCGTTCCGGCCGCCCATGCTCTCGCATCCGATCGAGGAGGAGAGCGATTTCGAAAAGCTGGAGCCGGAGGGCTTCTCGGGCGAGTGGAAGTGGGACGGCATCCGCGTCCAGCTCGTCGGCGGGCGCGACCGGGCGGGCGTCCAGGTCACCCGCATCTATTCCCGCACGGGGGAGGACATCTCCGGCGCCTTCCCCGACCTCACCGAGGCGATCACCTTCACGGGCGCCCTCGACGGCGAGCTGCTGATCCTGCGCGGGGGCCGGGTGCAGAGCTTCAACGTCCTGCAGCAGCGCCTCAACCGCAAGGCGGTGACGGGCAAGCTCCTCGAGGAGTTCCCGGCGCATGTGCGGGCCTACGACCTGCTCGCGGCGGAGGGCGAGGACCTGCGCCCGCTGCCTTTCGCCGAGCGCCGCGCCCGGCTCGAAGCCTTCGTGGCCCGCCTCGACCACGCCCGCATCGACATCTCGCCCCTCGTTCCCTTCGCCACCTGGGAGGACCTCGCCGCCGCTCGCGCCGACCCGGCCTCGGTGGGGGCGGGCGAGGATGCCGACGCCATCGAGGGCGTGATGCTCAAGCGCCGCAACAGCGCCTACCTCCCCGGCCGGCCGAAGGGGCCCTGGTGGAAGTGGAAGCGCGAGCCCCACCTCGTCGACGCGGTGATGATGTACGCCCAGCGCGGCCACGGGAAGCGCTCGTCCTTCTACTCGGACTACACGTTCGGCGTCTGGCGGGAGCGGCCGGAGGGCGGCCAGGAGCTGGTGCCGGTGGGTAAGGCCTATCACGGCTTCACCGACGTGGAGCTCGGCAAGCTCGACCGCTACGTCCGCAACCACACGACGAAGCGCTTCGGCCCGGTCCGGGAGGTCGAGTACGGCCCCGACCGGGGCCTCGTGCTCGAGATCGCCTTCGAGGGGGTGCAGCGCTCGACGCGGCACAAATCCGGAGTGGCCATGCGGTTTCCCCGCGTCAGCCGCATCCGCTGGGACAAGCCGGCCGCCGAGGCCGACCGGATCGAGCTTCTGGAGCGGATCCTGGCGCGCGGCGAGCGCGAGATCGCGCCGGGCGCCACGCTCATCGGGGAGGAGACATGA
- a CDS encoding ligase-associated DNA damage response exonuclease codes for MPLRASDLLTLTREGLYCPLGRFHVDPTWPVPRALITHGHADHARSGHGSVLATPETLRIMAVRYGEDFCGTRQEARLGEAIRVGAVTVRFAPAGHVLGSAQIAIEAAGVRVVVSGDYKRARDPTCLPFEPVPCDVFITEATFGLPVFRMPDTGEEVAKLLASVALFPERAHIVGAYALGKAQRVMALLREAGYDRPIYLHGAMEKLTELYKREGIALGETPKVVAAERAQLHGAIVLCPPSAIQDLWSRKFPDPVTSFASGWMRVRARARQKGVELPLVISDHSDWPDLCRTILETGAEEVWVTHGQEDALVHWCGLQGIRAKPLHLLGYGDDETEAAPESAETAA; via the coding sequence ATGCCGTTACGCGCCAGCGATCTCCTCACCCTCACCCGCGAAGGGCTCTACTGCCCCCTCGGCCGCTTCCACGTCGATCCGACCTGGCCGGTGCCGCGGGCGCTCATCACCCACGGCCACGCCGACCACGCCCGCTCCGGCCACGGCAGCGTGCTGGCGACGCCGGAGACCCTGCGCATCATGGCCGTGCGCTACGGCGAGGATTTCTGCGGCACCCGGCAGGAGGCGCGCCTCGGCGAGGCGATCCGCGTCGGCGCCGTCACCGTGCGCTTCGCGCCCGCCGGCCACGTCCTCGGCTCGGCGCAGATCGCGATCGAGGCCGCGGGCGTGCGGGTCGTCGTCTCGGGCGATTACAAGCGGGCGCGCGACCCGACCTGCCTGCCCTTCGAGCCCGTCCCCTGCGACGTCTTCATCACGGAGGCGACGTTTGGCCTGCCCGTCTTCCGGATGCCGGACACGGGCGAGGAGGTTGCCAAGCTCCTCGCGTCGGTCGCCCTGTTCCCGGAGCGCGCCCACATCGTCGGCGCCTACGCACTGGGCAAGGCGCAGCGCGTCATGGCCCTCCTGCGGGAGGCGGGCTACGACCGGCCGATCTACCTGCACGGCGCCATGGAGAAGCTGACCGAGCTCTACAAGCGCGAGGGCATCGCGCTCGGCGAGACCCCGAAGGTGGTGGCGGCCGAGCGGGCTCAGCTCCACGGTGCCATCGTGCTCTGCCCGCCCTCGGCGATCCAGGACCTCTGGTCGCGCAAGTTCCCGGATCCGGTCACCTCCTTCGCCTCGGGCTGGATGCGGGTGCGGGCCCGCGCCCGCCAGAAGGGCGTCGAGCTGCCCCTCGTCATCTCGGACCATTCGGACTGGCCGGACCTCTGCCGCACGATCCTCGAGACCGGGGCCGAGGAGGTCTGGGTCACCCACGGGCAGGAGGACGCCCTCGTCCACTGGTGCGGGCTTCAGGGCATCCGGGCGAAGCCCCTGCACCTGCTCGGCTACGGCGACGACGAGACCGAGGCGGCGCCAGAGTCCGCGGAGACGGCCGCGTGA